In a single window of the Debaryomyces hansenii CBS767 chromosome A complete sequence genome:
- a CDS encoding DEHA2A03740p (some similarities with uniprot|P43634 Saccharomyces cerevisiae YLR098C CHA4 Zinc-finger protein with Zn[2]-Cys[6] fungal-type binuclear cluster domain), translated as MRSSLSKHFWVAVGRLLQIVSSKKDRVKFLMVIASNMIAAVNPDLRRKNYSHTYVKSLEYRVAKLEQVLKKLQDCPLENHFPISNSLNLSDLVNKDEIYQTLSEYNETSSSVDQSNSTDYGSLSGYDDMIIKTVSASYSESTNSLNDTIKLRKNSGIAVYGSFHFYSHDSFLTKFFGVKYDNNTNPQTYTYFSEELVYSIVALSSKISSIQQVESESYEYYNKARRLVFDKLNVPKITTIQTLLYLAFYDLGEGYNSSAWLLNVIAFRIGRHRISMNPQNWHIKSKEILSAQDIEIRKPIYWGCYTADYLISLLLRRPF; from the exons ATGAGAAGTAGCCTTCTGAAGCATTTTTGGGTTGCAGTAGGTCGCTTA TTGCAAATCGTGTCGAGCAAAAAAGATAGAGTGAAGTTCCTTATGGTCATTGCGTCAAACATGATCGCTGCTGTGAACCCAGATTTGAGAAGAAAAAACTATTCGCATACATATGTTAAGTCGCTAGAATATCGAGTGGCCAAACTAGAGCAGGttttaaagaaattgcaGGATTGTCCACTAGAGAATCACTTTCCCATACTGAATTCCCTTAATCTTAGTGATTTAGTAAATAAGGATGAGATATACCAGACTCTTTCTGAATATAATGAGACATCAAGTTCAGTAGACCAGTCAAATCTGACAGATTATGGCTCATTATCTGGTTATGATGATATGATAATCAAAACGGTATCCGCTTCTTATTCAGAATCTacaaattctttaaatgaCACGATTAAGCTTAGGAAGAACCTGGGAATAGCAGTATACGGATCATTTCACTTTTATTCACATGACTCCTTTTTGACTAAATTCTTCGGTGTTAAGTATGACAATAATACAAATCCTCAGacatatacatatttttcCGAAGAATTAGTATATAGCATAGTGGCTCTCAGTTCTAAAATATCAAGTATCCAGCAGGTTGAGTCTGAATCCtatgaatattataataaagCAAGAAGATTAGTATTTGATAAGCTAAATGTACCTAAAATAACAACAATTCAAACGCTATTATACCTCGCATTCTACGATTTGGGTGAGGGGTACAATTCTTCAGCTTGGCTTCTTAATGTAATAGCGTTTAGAATTGGCAGACATAGGATTTCAATGAATCCACAAAACTGGCATATTAAAAGTAAGGAGATTTTGTCCGCtcaagatattgaaataagGAAGCCAATATACTGGGGATGTTATACTGCCGACTATCTTATAAGCTTGCTATTGCGTAGACCATTTTAA
- a CDS encoding DEHA2A03718p (some similarities with uniprot|P20052 Saccharomyces cerevisiae YOL001W PHO80 Cyclin) produces the protein MSLLQRVSPFSSPHDRGYLHRTTTTRSISLLSTPKRSPDITMGCAEEENKMTEDQMMEEGAMGRVMPDSFLSQYMKQPQRKNSLSGHEIYFKSIDKHRTDKTYDIYEKYLVKSKSGPARKNEDEAYEKLHQKRNVEEDIIPIIRKRRDEQRTKNKGNEEAIRPAGTVTATESPADTNSYPETKLKQVTKKLAKEFMECTIDDLINLLSRMLRSLISLNDKSVPASISNPQEKSSSSNSVLTRYHSRAPPGISIHTYLTRLTKFNNFTAATLLTTIYYIDLLSHHYQPFFTLNSWTVHRFLLVATMLAQKSMEDFFYTNEHYAKVGGVAISELNCLELDFLNRVDWRCVPAKQLENGKSSIKFAKDVLDLYYAQLIQLMGKNISPDDEVIYFANEDTSYYEAGEHDVVDDDVEKDDNIEEEDEDDDDDDDEDDDDDDDDDDNDHEAEYATSNTNPSINHEKYDSMGFSVDNSSSPHLKRRFPVNFTD, from the coding sequence atgagCTTACTACAAAGGGTATCACCGTTTTCATCACCTCATGATCGAGGGTATTTGCATAGGACAACAACGACAAGATCAATAAGTTTGTTGAGTACGCCCAAAAGAAGTCCAGACATAACAATGGGATGCgctgaagaagaaaataagatGACAGAGGACCAAATGATGGAAGAGGGTGCGATGGGCAGAGTAATGCCCGATTCGTTTCTTTCCCAGTACATGAAGCAACCACAACGTAAGAATTCATTGAGTGGTCATGAAATATACTTCAAGTCGATAGATAAGCATCGGACGGATAAGACGTACGACatatatgaaaaatatttggtgaaGAGTAAGAGCGGGCCAGCTAGGAAGAACGAAGACGAGGCGTACGAAAAATTGCATCAGAAGAgaaatgttgaagaagacaTAATACCGATAATACGAAAACGGAGGGACGAACAGAGGACGAAGAACAAGGGAAATGAAGAAGCGATACGGCCGGCTGGAACGGTGACAGCGACAGAATCACCGGCAGACACGAATTCATACCCTGAGACAAAACTCAAGCAGGTCACCAAAAAGTTGGCGAAGGAATTCATGGAATGTACAATAGATGACTTGATAAACCTTTTATCGAGAATGTTGAGGTCGTTGATAAGCTTGAACGATAAGAGCGTTCCGGCATCGATATCGAACCCCCAGGAAAAATCGTCATCGAGCAACAGTGTCTTGACCCGGTACCACTCGCGTGCACCGCCAGGGATATCCATTCACACATACTTAACTAGATTGACAAAGTTTAACAACTTTACGGCTGCAACTCTCTTGACCACGATCTACTACATTGATTTATTGTCGCATCATTATCAGCCGTTTTTCACCCTCAATTCGTGGACTGTGCACCGGTTTCTTCTTGTGGCCACAATGCTCGCACAGAAGCTGATGGAGGACTTCTTCTACACAAATGAACATTATGCAAAAGTTGGAGGTGTAGCCATTAGCGAATTGAACTGTTTGGAACTCGATTTCTTGAATCGAGTCGACTGGAGGTGTGTGCCCGCAAAGCAGTTGGAAAATGGCAAGTCGAGCATCAAATTTGCGAAAGACGTCTTGGACTTGTATTACGCCCAATTGATCCAATTGATGGGTAAAAATATCTCTCCTGATGACGAGGTGATATATTTTGCCAACGAAGATACCTCATACTACGAAGCGGGCGAACACGACGTTGTAGACGACGACGTAGAAAAAGATGATAAcatagaagaagaagatgaggacgatgacgatgacgatgacgaggacgatgacgatgacgatgacgatgacgacAATGATCACGAGGCGGAATACGCCACCTCCAATACCAATCCATCGATAAATCATGAAAAATACGACTCTATGGGGTTTAGTGTCGATAATTCCTCGTCTCCCCATTTGAAGAGAAGATTCCCTGTGAATTTCACTGACTAG
- a CDS encoding DEHA2A03696p (similar to uniprot|P32568 Saccharomyces cerevisiae YDR011W SNQ2 ABC transporter) encodes MGVDSISNANDGATISSSINEYYGADQEAVEQNDRLELVRSITSGNSRDVLDRLETLSREMSRRTTRDGRIEIDPNNFDLHKILSSFIETSKSQGIKLRNSGVSFKDLTVYGVDESFSVAVTVYDLMKGPIGGIQRAMAKRKIQDRKIVSNVNGYARSGEMVLVLGRPGAGCSSLLKAIGGTDLDLFTGVDGDIRYDGITQKEMLKNFKNDLVYVPELDVHFPHLTVEQTLRFAIACKTPELRVNDVSREKFIDALKEILATVFGLRHTYHTKVGNDFVRGVSGGERKRVSIAEALACRGSIYCWDNATRGLDASTALEYAHAIRTSTNLLKNTAFVAIYQASENIYETFDKVTVLYKGRQVYFGPVMEAKKYFEDMGYECPARQSTAEFLTAVTDPIGRYAKPGMGNKVPSTAEEFEDYWLKSEQYRILQQEIQEYNDSINEDETRKGYYHSLKQEKMKYSRTNSKFTINYLQQLKLCTTRGFQRLWGDKAYTITQLVAAISQGLIAGSLYYNTPDSVSGAFSRGGVIFFAALYVSLMGLAEVSASFNSRSILMKQKNYSMYHPSADALASVVTSIPVTLVVTFLFVLIIYFLSNLAADAGKFFTCVLFVFLLSLTMSGLFEAVASLNKTISGANAIAGVLVLASLMYSSYMIQRPSMHPWFKWISYINPVLYAFEAIIATEFHGRKMECDGMYLTPSGPGYENLSQGSQVCAFKGSVPGQSWVSGDNYLKVAFTYSFSHVWRNFGIMIGFLVFFTCVKALGVEFIRPISGGGDRLMFLRGKVPDSIVLPQDKGQTPGDLETSSSSSNTLEKTNVNSEDKLKIFKNLKSRDVFVWKDVNYVVKYDGGDRKLLDSVSGYCIPGTLTALMGESGAGKTTLLNTLAQRIDVGVVTGDMLVNGKPLDLSFRRRTGYVQQQDIHVESLTVRESLIFSARLRRINDADDAEKLDYVEKIIKALDMEDYADALVGKTGDGLNVEQKKKLSIGVELVAKPSLLLFLDEPTSGLDSQSAWAVVKLLRELSNAGQSILCTIHQPSATLFEEFDRLLLLKKGGQTVYFGDIGDHSNAIVSYFEGNGARKCDDHENPAEYILEAIGAGATASVTQDWFETWCNSPEKRASDIERDRLIEELSKQVEDVHDPKEIKQLRSTYAVPYWYQFIIVVRRNALTFWRNPEYIMSKIMLMTMAGLFIGFTFFGLKHSVTGMQNGMFAGFLAVVVSAPVINQIQEHAIKGRDLFEGREKLSNTYHWSLMVIAQCINELPYLIFGSTIMFVSLYFPTQADPSPSHSGMFYLTQGIFLQGFVVTFGLLILYIAPDLESAAVLTSFFYTFVVAFSGVVQPVNLMPGFWTFMNKASPYTYFIQNLITAFLHGRKVHCSDVELAYFNPPSGQTCQQFAGDFVKARGGYLSEPQATKECGYCTYSIADEYLSSVGAEFSNRWRNIGFYCVYIAFNLCFVLALYWLFRFRKGSIFSIFKRNN; translated from the coding sequence atgggTGTTGATTCTATATCTAATGCTAATGATGGTGCAACCATATCCAGTagtattaatgaatattatgGAGCAGACCAGGAGGCCGTAGAACAGAACGATAGGTTAGAATTGGTTAGGTCTATCACTAGCGGAAATTCAAGAGATGTGTTGGACAGACTTGAAACATTATCTCGGGAGATGTCTAGAAGAACTACAAGGGACGGTAGGATTGAGATAGACCCaaacaattttgatttGCACAAGATTTTGCTGAGCTTTATTGAGACGTCAAAGAGTCAGGGGATCAAATTGAGAAATTCTGGTGTCAGCTTCAAGGATTTAACAGTTTATGGTGTTGATGAATCGTTTTCGGTTGCTGTGACTGTTTACGATTTGATGAAAGGGCCAATTGGAGGAATCCAGAGAGCAATGGCCAAGCGTAAGATTCAGGACAGAAAGATCGTAAGTAACGTCAACGGGTATGCTAGAAGTGGAGAAATGGTTTTAGTCTTGGGGAGACCTGGGGCAGGTTGCTCGTCTCTTTTGAAAGCAATTGGTGGTACTGATTTAGACTTATTTACGGGCGTAGATGGTGATATTAGGTACGATGGCATTACCCAGAAGGAAATGTTaaagaatttcaagaacGATTTGGTATACGTCCCCGAATTGGATGTTCATTTCCCACATTTAACCGTTGAGCAAACATTGAGATTTGCCATTGCGTGTAAGACCCCTGAATTAAGAGTTAATGATGTCAGTagagaaaaatttattgatgcGTTGAAGGAGATTTTGGCTACTGTATTCGGGCTCAGACACACTTATCATACAAAAGTGGGTAATGACTTTGTTAGAGGTGTATCTGGTGGTGAACGTAAGAGAGTTTCGATTGCAGAGGCGTTGGCATGTCGTGGTTCAATTTACTGTTGGGATAATGCTACGAGAGGTTTGGATGCTTCTACTGCATTAGAGTATGCACATGCGATCAGAACATCCACGaacttattgaagaatacgGCATTTGTTGCCATCTACCAGGCGAGTGAAAATATTTACGAAACATTTGATAAAGTTACGGTATTATATAAGGGAAGACAAGTTTATTTTGGGCCTGTAATGGAAGctaagaaatattttgaagatatgGGATACGAATGCCCAGCAAGACAATCGACTGCCGAATTTTTAACGGCGGTAACAGATCCTATTGGTAGATATGCTAAGCCTGGGATGGGGAATAAAGTTCCCAGTACGGcagaagaatttgaagattattGGTTAAAGTCTGAACAATACAGAATTTTACAGCAAGAGATCCAAGAATACAATGATTCGatcaatgaagatgaaacaCGTAAGGGTTATTACCATTCTCTTAAACAAGAGAAAATGAAGTATCTGAGAACCAATTCCAAGTTTACtattaattatttgcaACAATTGAAGTTATGCACAACTAGAGGTTTCCAAAGACTTTGGGGTGATAAAGCCTATACAATCACTCAACTTGTCGCTGCTATCAGTCAAGGTCTTATTGCTGGTTCACTTTATTATAATACGCCAGATTCAGTTAGTGGAGCTTTCTCAAGAGGTGGTGTTATCTTTTTTGCGGCTTTATATGTTTCATTAATGGGTTTGGCCGAAGTTTCAGCTTCATTTAATAGTAGGAGCATTTTAATGAAacagaaaaattattccaTGTATCATCCATCAGCTGATGCATTGGCTAGTGTTGTTACATCTATTCCTGTCACGTTAGTTGTTACATTCTTGTTCGtgttaattatttatttcttgtCTAATTTAGCGGCTGATGCAGGGAAGTTTTTTACATGTGTTTTGTTTGTTTTCCTACTTTCATTGACTATGTCTGGGTTATTTGAGGCAGTGGCTTCTTTAAACAAAACCATATCTGGTGCAAATGCTATAGCTGGTGTTTTGGTATTAGCCTCTCTTATGTATTCGTCATACATGATCCAAAGACCTTCCATGCACCCTTGGTTTAAGTGGATTTCGTATATTAATCCTGTTTTATACGCGTTTGAAGCAATCATTGCTACTGAGTTTCATGGACGTAAAATGGAATGTGATGGAATGTATTTGACACCGAGCGGGCCAGGATATGAAAACTTAAGTCAAGGCAGTCAAGTTTGTGCATTCAAAGGTTCCGTTCCTGGTCAAAGCTGGGTTTCTGGTGACAACTATTTAAAAGTTGCTTTCACTTACAGTTTTTCTCACGTTTGGagaaattttggaattatGATAGGGTTCTTAGTATTCTTTACTTGTGTGAAGGCTCTTGGTGTTGAGTTTATTAGACCTATTAGTGGGGGTGGTGATAGACTAATGTTTTTGAGAGGAAAAGTTCCTGATTCTATTGTTTTACCGCAAGACAAAGGTCAGACGCCTGGTGACCTTGAAACAAGTTCCTCTTCTTCGAATACATTAGAAAAAACTAACGTAAATTCAGAGGATAAGCTTAAAAtctttaaaaatttaaaatctAGAGATGTGTTTGTTTGGAAGGATGTGAACTATGTTGTTAAATATGATGGTGGCGACCGTAAATTGCTAGATTCTGTTTCTGGTTATTGTATTCCTGGTACATTGACAGCTTTAATGGGTGAATCAGGTGCAGGTAAAACGACTTTACTTAACACATTAGCTCAGCGTATTGACGTTGGTGTTGTTACTGGTGATATGTTGGTAAATGGTAAACCATTAGACTTGTCTTTCAGACGTCGTACAGGATATGTCCAGCAACAAGATATTCATGTTGAGCTGTTAACGGTTAGAGAGtctttgattttttcaGCCAGATTGAGAAGAATTAATGATGCCGATGAcgctgaaaaattggattatgtcgaaaaaattattaaggCCTTAGACATGGAAGATTATGCGGATGCCTTAGTTGGTAAAACCGGGGATGGTCTTAATGTTGagcaaaagaagaaattgtcAATCGGGGTTGAATTGGTTGCAAAGCcgtctttattattatttttagaTGAGCCAACATCTGGTTTGGATTCACAGTCTGCATGGGCAGTTGTTAAGTTATTACGTGAGTTATCAAATGCTGGACAATCTATTTTGTGTACTATTCATCAGCCTTCAGCTAcgttatttgaagaatttgacaGATTGTtacttttgaaaaaggGTGGACAAACGGTTTATTTTGGTGATATTGGTGACCATTCTAATGCAATTGTTAGTTATTTCGAAGGCAATGGTGCAAGGAAATGTGATGATCATGAGAACCCAGCCgaatatattttggaaGCAATTGGAGCTGGTGCAACAGCTTCAGTTACTCAAGACTGGTTTGAGACTTGGTGCAATTCACCTGAGAAAAGAGCATCTGATATTGAACGGGATAGActcattgaagaattatctaAGCAAGTAGAAGATGTGCATGATCCAAAggaaataaaacaattaaGGTCAACGTATGCTGTTCCTTATTGgtatcaattcattatagTTGTTCGTAGGAATGCCTTGACGTTCTGGAGAAACCCTGAATACATCATGTCTAAAATTATGCTTATGACCATGGCtggtttatttattggattTACATTCTTCGGTTTAAAGCATTCTGTTACTGGTATGCAAAATGGTATGTTTGCTGGATTCTTAGCTGTTGTTGTTTCTGCACCCGtcattaatcaaattcaagaacATGCCATCAAAGGTCGTGATTTATTCGAAGGCagagaaaaattatcaaatacGTATCATTGGTCATTAATGGTAATTGCGCAAtgtattaatgaattaccTTACTTGATTTTCGGCTCTACAATTATGTTCGTCTCATTATATTTCCCAACTCAGGCTGATCCATCACCTTCACATTCAGGAATGTTTTATTTGACTCAAGGTATATTTTTACAAGGCTTTGTTGTAACTTTTGGTTTATTGATTCTCTATATTGCACCAGACTTGGAATCAGCTGCAGTTTTAACCTCATTCTTTTATACATTTGTGGTTGCGTTTAGTGGTGTTGTTCAACCGGTGAATTTGATGCCTGGATTTTGGACGTTTATGAATAAGGCGAGTCCATATACTTACttcattcaaaatttg
- a CDS encoding DEHA2A03806p (weakly similar to uniprot|P39980 Saccharomyces cerevisiae YEL065W SIT1 Ferrioxamine B transporter): MDNKSTKESELDFSLRSKELNSREASDISLNKGNGNSENSLDEVKEHNKFVYSGAWNKKLLYVAYAVLIITAFVESFANNSTSSLDSYATSSFNEHALIATVAVVYKITAICAYPILAKIADLLGRAEGFTLSMILYSLAYVLYASCQNVDTYVCAEIFFAIGRNGYRIFQLIFIADTSSLINRGILSQLPNAIGAIPSLYAGSYVQDAFLEHSTWRWGYGSFAIILAAFCFPLGGIMFYLDRRAKQNGQKKVYQILENIPKDAKWYEKAYQILFVELDLIGGVLLLCGFALFFVPFTVTGKSSSYKWHEPKLIVMLVIGFVIFCCFLVWNTKFAKKPFVPTQALKSKTVVIIVVLVALDLCENSSFATYFKTVLQVAGYYSAGAATRIDNSKKVTVDIFNVFGGLLMKYTKRSKIYALIGIPMLVLGHGLLVWFMRRGDGEMASYALLVMAEVFIGFGRGMYQCALQVTIQAIAGIEGIAMSTAFFLAFQSIGSLIGSAISGGIWNTVVLSKLNLYLPEDDKDLAKKIYKSITVAMSYEKGSDIRDGINRAYAETIQIIGWTGLGIIAPMLILMFFIKEVKLSEAKDIYSVSISEEEIKIKEEKEIEIKEEKESLKKNTSRGQ; the protein is encoded by the coding sequence ATGGATAATAAGAGTACCAAGGAATCGGAGTTAGACTTTTCTTTGCGTTCAAAAGAACTAAACTCTCGTGAGGCCTCCGATATTTCCCTCAATAAAGGTAATGGAAATTCCGAAAACAGCTTAGATGAAGTTAAGGAACATAATAAATTTGTCTATCTGGGTGCATGgaacaagaaattattgtaCGTCGCTTACGCTGTTTTAATTATTACAGCATTTGTCGAAAGCtttgcaaataattctacCAGCTCTTTAGATTCGTATGCTACTTCAAGTTTTAATGAGCATGCCTTAATTGCAACCGTAGCTGTTGTATATAAGATTACAGCTATCTGTGCTTATCCGATTTTGGCGAAAATTGCAGACCTTTTGGGTAGAGCAGAAGGATTTACATTGTCAATGATACTCTATAGCTTGGCCTACGTACTCTATGCGAGTTGTCAAAATGTGGATACATATGTTTGCGCTGAGATCTTTTTTGCTATTGGTAGGAATGGTtatagaatatttcaacttaTTTTCATTGCTGATACATCATCCTTGATAAATAGAGGAATATTGTCTCAACTTCCAAATGCTATTGGTGCAATACCCTCTTTGTATGCTGGTTCTTATGTACAAGATGCATTTTTGGAGCATTCAACGTGGAGGTGGGGATATGGATCTTTTGCAATTATCTTAGCTGCCTTTTGCTTTCCTTTAGGTGGTATCATGTTTTATTTAGATAGAAGGGCTAAACAAAATGGACAAAAAAAGGTATACCAAATACTCgaaaatattccaaaagATGCAAAATGGTATGAGAAGGCctatcaaatattattcGTGGAATTGGATTTGATCGGAGGAGTCTTATTATTGTGTGGATTTGCATTATTTTTTGTCCCTTTCACTGTAACAGGAAAATCATCGTCCTATAAATGGCATGAGCCCAAATTAATAGTGATGCTTGTTATAGGATTCGTAATATTTTGTTGCTTCCTCGTGTGGAATACAAAATTTGCAAAGAAGCCTTTCGTGCCTACACAAGCATTGAAGTCGAAGACCGTAGTTATTATTGTTGTGTTAGTTGCATTAGATCTATGTGAAAACTCTTCCTTTGCAACATATTTCAAGACTGTTTTACAAGTTGCTGGTTATTATAGTGCAGGAGCTGCTACCAGAATAGATAACTCCAAAAAAGTTACTGTTGATATATTCAACGTTTTCGGTGGACttctaatgaaatataccaaaagatcaaaaatatatgcTTTAATTGGAATTCCAATGTTAGTTTTGGGACATGGCTTATTAGTTTGGTTTATGCGTCGAGGTGATGGCGAAATGGCTAGTTACGCTTTGTTAGTTATGGCCGAAGTATTTATCGGGTTTGGTAGAGGCATGTACCAATGTGCATTGCAAGTAACTATTCAAGCAATTGCAGGAATTGAAGGAATAGCTATGTCCACCGCTTTCTTCTTAGCATTCCAGTCTATTGGATCTTTGATAGGAAGCGCCATCTCTGGTGGTATTTGGAATACTGTGGTCTTGAGCAAGTTAAATTTGTATCTTCCTGAGGATGATAAAGATCTTGCCAAAAAGATTTACAAAAGCATTACCGTTGCAATGTCCTATGAAAAAGGATCTGATATTAGAGATGGAATTAACAGGGCATATGCGGAGACTATCCAAATCATTGGTTGGACTGGTCTCGGAATAATCGCACCTATGCTAATTTTAatgttcttcattaaagAGGTTAAGTTATCGGAAGCAAAGGATATTTATTCTGTCTCGAtttctgaagaagaaataaaaattaaggaggaaaaagaaatagaaattaAGGAGGAAAAagaatcattgaaaaaaaacACATCTAGAGGTCAATGA
- a CDS encoding DEHA2A03784p (no similarity): MSSGQQGYEVSALCKINREMKKMHLGHPSHVLALMK; this comes from the coding sequence ATGTCATCTGGTCAACAAGGTTATGAAGTCTCGGCCTTATGCAAGATTAACCGggaaatgaaaaagatgcATTTGGGACATCCATCTCATGTACTCGCtctaatgaaataa